From the Streptococcus hyointestinalis genome, the window GTTAGTAAAATCAAGCTTTTCAACGGGAACATTGGCTGCACCCGGTGCTTTCGCAGCGATATTAGCTGCCGCAGTTGTTGTTGCATGCGCTTCAGCACGTTCACGCTCTTGCTCATGAATTTGCGCTTTCATCATGGTACGTGTCACGTCAAACTCGATTGAGCCAATCATGTCTTGGAACATACGGAAACCTTCTGATTGGTACTCGACAATCGGATTATTTTGAGCATAACCACGCAGACCAACAGCATTACGCAATTGATCCAGCGCATCAATGTGCTCTGTCCACTTGTTGTCAACCACCATCAAGATGAGTACTTTTTGGAACTCTAGGATAGCGTCTGGAGTGGAGAGTTTTGAGATTTGTGCATTGTAGACCTTCATCGCACGATTATAAAGGGTCTTTTTAATATCGTCATCTTTGAGATTACGCAGGTCAGAAACAGAAATAGAGGTTTCTGGTACCAAGGCAGAGCGGGCAAAGTTGACAATCGCTTCAAGCGCTTCGTTGCGGCTATTACTTGCTCGGCTGTGACTATCAACAGCACGGTTGATAGTGCGTTGAATCATGGCTTGAATCTCTGGTGTCAGATCATGGTCAGCCACGATGACATTGTAGCGGTCACCGTAGATAATCTCACGCTGCTCACGCATGACATCATCGTACTGGAGGACTTGCTTACGTGTGTCGTAGTTGTTTCCTTCGACACGTTTTTGAGCAGACTCAACCTGACGTGTTAGCATACGAGACTTGATAACCGTATCGTCGTCGTTCATATTCATGCGCTCAAGGACAGCCTTGATACGGTCAGACCCAAAGCGACGCATAAGCTCATCTTCAAGGGAGAGGTAAAATTGAGACTCACCTGGGTCTCCTTGACGCCCAGAACGTCCACGTAACTGGTTGTCAATACGACGGCTCTCGTGGCGCTCTGTTCCGATAACGCAAAGCCCACCGAGCTCACGCACACCTTCACCGAGCTTAATGTCGGTACCACGTCCCGCCATGTTGGTCGCAATGGTCACCGCACCACGTTGCCCAGCATTCATGATAATTTGCGCTTCTTTAAAGTGGTTTTTAGCATTGAGCACTTCGTGTGGAACACCTGCTTGCACCAGCTTTTTAGAAATCAAATCACTGGTTTCAACGGCAACGGTACCAACCAAAACAGGTTGACCTTTTTCGTGACGAGCACGCACATCCTCAACAACGGCATTGAACTTAGCTTGTAAGTTTGGATAGAGAAGGTCTGGATGGTCGATACGAGCTACTGGACGGTTGGTTGGAATGGGAATCACACGCATGTTGTAAATTTCACGGAATTCCTCTTCCTCTGTCTTCCCTGTACCGGTCATCCCAGAGAGCTTACGGTACATGCGGAACATATTTTGGTAAGTGATAGAAGCGCTGGTTTTAGACTCTTCTTGGATAGGCACAGCTTCTTTTGCTTCGATGGCTTGGTGAAGCCCATCAGAGAAGCGACGTCCTTCCATGGTACGCCCTGTAAACTGGTCGACAATCAAAATCTCTTGGTCTTCACTGACAACGTAGTCAATATCCAAAAGCATGATATAGTTTGCACGAAGCGCATTGTCAATATAGTGCGTCAGAGCAACATTGTCAATGTCATAGAGGTTGTTGAGATTAAAGTAAGCTTCTGCCTTGTCAATCCCTGAGTCTGATAGACCAATCGTTTTAGTTGGCACATCAATGATATAGTCGTCTTGATTAAGGGTCTTGACAAACTTGTCTGCTCGAATATAGAGCTGATTAGTCTCAGAGCTGACTGGACCTGAGACGATGAGTGGTGTTCTCGCTTCGTCAATCAAGACAGAGTCCACCTCATCGACAAGAGCGTAGTTGAGCGGACGTTGTACCATATCTTCTTGACGAACCACCATGTTGTCACGAAGATAGTCAAAGCCGATTTCTGAGTTGGTTGAGTAGGTAATGTCACAGTTATAAGCTTCACGCTTTTCAAATGGTGACTTAGCTGCAAGGTTAATCCCTACAGATAGACCAAGCCAACTGTAAACCTCACCCATCTCTGTCGCATCACGCTCTGACAGATATTCATTGACCGTGATAACGTGAACACCCTCACCTGATAGGGCGTTGAGATAAACGGGCATAGTCGCTGTCAGTGTTTTTCCTTCTCCTGTACGCATCTCTGGAATGTCTCCGTGGTGAAGAACGATCCCTCCCATAATCTGTACACGATAAGGAAAAAGCCCTAAAACACGCTTAGCTGCCTCACGCACCACCGCAAAAGCTTCTGGCAAGAGGGCATCTAAACTTTCTCCATTTTGGTAACGTTCCTTAAATTCTGGCGTTTTTGCTTGTAATTTTTCGTCTGAGAGGGCGCTCATTGCATCCGCATAAGATTCTACTTTCTTAGCTGTTTTTTCGAGCTTACGCAATTCACCCTTGTCATTTTCGACGATACTTCGTAGAAGATTTGCCATTCCTTTTCCTTTCGATAACTATACTTAATCACTCAATTTTATCACAATTTATAAGGCTTTTCAAGAAAGCAATAGGGTTCTTTAGAAAAGAAGGCTAGAGCTTACTCTAACCTTCTCTTCTATTAACGCTTGTATTGTTGTAAAAAGCGTGTGAGTTTTTCCTGCAAGACACTGAGCTCATCCACTCGTGGTAGATAAACGATTCTAAAGTGGTCTGGTGTTGCCATATTAAAGCCTCGACCATGTGTCAAAAGCACTTTTTCTTGCTTCAAGAAATTAAGCACAAAATCCTCGTCATCCTCGACACTGTACATATTAGTGTCAATCTTAGGGAAGATATAAAGCCCTGCATTTGGCTTGACAGCAGACAAACCTGGAATATCCTTAATCGCATCGTAGATAAAGTTACGTTGTTCATAGAGACGCCCACCTGGCAGCAACAGCTCATCAGAGGACTGATAACCACCAAGAGAGGTTTGGATAACCTGCTGAGCGAGGACGTTTGAGCACAAACGCATGTTTGAGAGCATATTGAGCCCTTCGATATAGCCTTTGACATGGCGCTTAGGACCAGCGAGCACCATCCAGCCGACACGAAAACCACAGATACGGTGTGACTTGGACAAGCCAGACATAGTCACTGTAAAGACATCATCAGCGATAGAGGCAATGGGAATATGCTTCTTGCCATCCATGACCAAACGGTCATAGACCTCGTCTGAAAAGATAATCAAATCATTCTGACGAGCAATATCCACAATCTCCTCTAGGAGTTCACGAGGATAGACCGCTCCTGTTGGGTTATTAGGATTGATGAGGACGATAGCTTTTGTGTTGGACGTGATTTTAGACTTGATGTCCTGAATATCAGGGAACCAGCCTGCCTGCTCGTCACAGATATAGTGCACAGCATTGCCACCTGCTAGACTGATACAAGCTGTCCACAAAGGATAGTCAGGCATAGGCACTAAGACCTCATCACCATTGTCAAGAAGAGCCTGCATGGACATGGAAATTCCTTCACTAACCCCATTGACAACATAAATATCATCAATGTCCACATGAACACCCTGCAGCTGATAGTACTGCATAATCGCCTTACGGGCTGAAAAAATCCCTTTAGAGTCCGAATACCCTTCAGAGTCTCTCGCATTGCGAATCAAATCACGAATGACCTCATCTGGCGCTTCTAAGCCAAATTCGGCAGGATTTCCTGTGTTTAGTCGGAGAATCTTCTCCCCGTTTGCTCGCATGCGGTTGGCTTCTTCAAGCACGGGACCACGGATGTCATAGGCAACATGTTCTAATTTAGATGATTTATCAAATTGTTTCATACCTTTACCTCATTTCCCCTATTATAACCTAAATCCTCCAAAAAGAGAATTATTTTTAATAAACTGTCCAGCCGAGTGTTTTGTCAGACCTTTTAAAAATTTCAGAAATATTGCATAAATCGCTTTCAAGTTTTTCCAAAAAGGAGTATAATAAACATACAAAGTAAAGTTAAGGAGAAAAGATTATGTCTCATCATTATCAACATATCATGGTTGCCATTGACGGTTCTTATGAGTCTGAATTGGCATTTGAAAAAGGGGTTAACGTTGCTCTTAGAAACGGCGCCGAGCTGATTTTGACACACGTCGTGGACACACGTGCTCTTCAAAGCGTGGCAACTTTTGACACCTACATTTATGAAAAATTAGAGCAGGAAGCTAAAGACGTCCTAGCGGATTATGAAAAACAAGCACGTGAGAGAGGGCTTGACAACATCAAGCAAGTCATCGAGTTTGGCAATCCAAAAACTCTTCTTGCTCGTGACATTCCTGACAAGGAAAATGTCGACCTTATCATGGTCGGAGCAACAGGGCTCAACACCTTTGAACGCTTGCTTATCGGCTCATCATCTGAGTACATCCTAAGACACGCTAAGGTGGATTTACTCATCGTACGTGATAGCGAAAAGACATTCTAATCTATTGTGTTCCCACTTTAAAACCAGCTGCTTGTGAGCAGCTGGTTTCTTTTTTAGGATTGTAGCGCTTTTTCTTGTTTTTCTTTTTGCATTTTCTTGGCGGTTGTCATCATCAAGCGAATGCGGTTGAGTTGGTTGACCTCTGATGAGCCCGGGTCGTAGTCCACAGCAGCGATATTAGCTCCGTGGTACTGGCGGCGCAGCTCTTTCATCATGCCTTTTCCGACGATATGGTTTGGCAGGCAACCAAACGGTTGCAGACAGACGATATTTTTGACATCATTATTGAGCAGCTCAATCATCTCACCCGTCAAGAACCAGCCCTCACCTGTGTGGTTTCCGATAGAGAGAATTTTTGAGGCACCCTCTGCGATGTCATAGATTGACTCGATTCCCTCAAAGCGCTCAGACTTTTCAAGCGCCTTGTTCATCGGTTTTTCTAGGATATTGATGACATCAATAGCGAGTTTGGCAAAGCGTTTGGACTTTTGACTCATGTTGAGCTCATCGGCTTTCCAAATTTGATTGAACAAGGAGTAGTTCATAAAGCCAATCAAATCTGGCACGACGGCTTCACCGCCTTCTGCTTCGATGATACCGACGATGTCGTTATTAGCTGTTGGAGCGTATTTGACCAAAATCTCACCGACCACACCGACACGTGGCTTACTATCAAAATCAATGGTTTCAAGAGTGTCAAAATCACGGATGATACGCTTCATATTGCGGTTAAACTCAAAGTAAGAACCGTTTTTGACATTGTGTCTTGCTTTTTCCAGCCACTTTTCATAAAGAGCGTTGGCAGAGCCTTCTTCCGCCTCGTAAGGGCGGACACGATAGAGGACACGCTCAAAGAGGTCGCCATAGAGAACACTGATAAAGAGACGTTTGACAAAGCCATAGTTGAGGCTAAAGCCTGGGGTTGACTCTGTTCCTTGATTACCCATAGAAATGGAAACGACAGGAACTTGAGCAAAGCCAGCGTCTTTGAGCGCTTTTCTAAGGAGTGGGATGTAGTTGGTCGCACGACAGCCACCACCAGTCTGTGTCATCATGACGCTGGTATTGTCAAGGTCGTACTCGCCACTCTCAAGCGCCTCAACCAGCTGACCGATAGAGATGATGGCTGGATAGCAGGCGTCATTGTGGACATACTTGAGTCCGACGTCAACAGCGCCCTTGTCCATAGAAGGCAGCACCACCACATTATAGCCACTTTCTTTGAAGGCTTCTTCGATGAGACCGTTTTGGTGAATAGGAGAGAGCACTGGCATGAGAAGGGTGTGCGTTTTTTTCATCTCTTTAGTAAAGACAGGCTCTTGTTTATGGCTCTCAAGGTCTTTCTCGTTATCGTATTGAGGAGCCTGGTTGAAGATATGGTCAAGCTTAGCTTTTTTGAGTTTTTGATCACGCTCTTTGACCGCTGCTTTCAGAGAACGCAGGCGAATGCGAATGGCACCGAGGTTGCTACCTTCATCAATCTTGAGAACGGTGTAGAGTTTATTGTGTCCACGCATGATTTCTTCGACTTGGTCTGTCGTTACGGCGTCAAGCCCACAACCAAAGCTGTTGAGTTGCACCAGCTCGAGGTTTGGATTTTTAGCGACAATCTTCGCTGCAGCATACAAGCGAGAATGGTAAACCCATTGATTGACCACACGTAGACCGCCTACCTCCTCAAGACCAGACACCATGTCCTCTGTCAAGACATGAAACCCTTCTTGCGTGATGATGTTAGCAATGCCGTGATTGATTTCAGGGTCGAGGTGGTAAGGACGCCCAGAGAGGACAATCGCCTTTTCACCATTGATGGAAAGACTGGTCAGAAGCTCATCTGCTCTGTCTTGCAAATCTTTCTTGAAATCAGCAAGCACCTGATAGCCATGCTCAACAGCCTTTGTGATTGCCTCAATCGTCATATCCTCATAGTCAGCAAAGGCTTTAGCTAGAGATTTGACCACACTGTCATGGTCAGCAAGATTGACAAAAGGATGGAAATACTTGACCTCACCATCACGGATAGGATCCATATTCTTTTCAATCACTTCTGGATAGGACTGAACGATAGGACAGTTAAAATGATTAGGCGCTTTGCTATTTTCCACTTGCTCATAGATGACACTTGGGTAAAAGATAGCGTCTACCTTACGGTCAATGAGCGACTGGATGTGTCCGTGCACCATTTTGGCGGGATAGCAGACCGTGTCACTAGGAATGGTCTCAATCCCTTTTTCATAGAGCTTTTTGTCTGATTTTGGGGAAATCTGAACACGAAAACCAAGGTCAGTCAGCACCGTGTGCCAGAGAGGATAGTTTTCGTACATGTTGAGCACACGTGGCAGACCAATGACACCGTGTTTTGCTTCACGTTTTGAGAGGGATTTGAACTTGAAGAGTTTTTTGTATTTGTAGTCGACTAGATTTTCTTTTTTGTCTTTCTTGTCAAACTTCATCTTGGTGACTTTTTCAGCACCACGCTCACAGCGATTGCCTGTGACAAACTTGGAGCCGTCATTGAAAATCGTCACGGTCAGAGCACAGTTGTTTTCACAAAGCCCACAGCGTGTAAATTCTTTCTCAGAGGTGAAAGCGTCAAGCTCATCTAGCGCCATAAGGCTTGACGGTGCTTTCTTTTCCTCGTATTTTTCCTGAGCGATGAGGGCACAACCGTAAGCTCCCATGAGCCCAGCGATACTTGGGCGCACTACCTCACGACCACTAACCAGCTCAAAAGCACGCAGCACGGCTTCGTTGTAGAATGTTCCTCCTTGAACAACGATTTTCTCGCCTAGGTCTTCTGGACGTTTGACCTTGATGACCTTATAGAGGGCATTTTTGATAACAGAGTAAGACAGCCCTGCTGAGATGTCAGCAACCGTTGCGCCTTCTTTTTGCACCTGCTTGACCTTGGAGTTCATAAAAACAGTACATTTTGAACCTAGGTCAACAGGATTTTTAGCGAGAAGTGCGACTTTGGCAAAGTCTTTGACGTCGTATTTCAGAGATTTGGCAAAGGTCTCAATGAAAGAGCCACAACCTGAAGAGCAGGCTTCGTTGAGCTGAATGCTTGATAGCGCACCGTCTTGGATACGCATTGCTTTCATATCCTGACCACCAATATCTAGGATAAAGTCACATCCTGGGTTAAAATAATTGGCAGCCTTGTAGTGAGCAACGGTCTCAACCTCACCATTATCCACATGCAGAGCTGCCTTTATCAAGTGCTCACCGTAGCCTGTGATACAGGAATTAGCAATAAAAGCTTCTTCTGGCAATTGATGATAGACTTCCTTTAGGATGTCGATGACATTTTCCAAAGGTTGTCCTTGGTTATTGCCATAATGCTCAAAGAGAATGTGACCATCTGGGTCGGTTACAATGACCTTAGACGTGGTAGAGCCAGCGTCGATACCCAAGAAAACAGGTCCACGAGCCTCCTTGATGTCCTCATACTCAGCACTAGCTACATTGTGGCGTACTCGCCAAGCTGCTAGCTCGTCCTCGTCATGAAAGAGCACATCTAGGGTATTTTTGGGCACAAGGCTACTTGCGCTATTGTCTTTGAGATTTGTGATAATGCCGCTAAAGGTCAGCTGTGTTTGATTGTCATCAAGAGCAGCTCCCATCGCCACAAAAAGCTGTGGATTTTCTGGGAAAATGACATTTTCTGGCTGAATATCCAAGGTCTCAATAAAACGCTTGCGTAGCTCGCTCATGAAATAGAGCGGACCACCAAGAAAGGCGACATTTCCTGTAATCTTACGCCCTGAAGCTAGTCCTGCAATAGTCTGGTTGACCACCGCTTGAAAGATAGAGGCTGCGATGTCTTCCTTACGTGCCCCTTCATTGATGAGCGGCTGCACATCTGTTTTTGCAAAAACACCGCAACGACTGGCAATGGGATAGATGGTCTCATAGTTTTTAGCCAGCTCATTGACCCCATTGGCGTCGGTCTTTAACAGCTCTGCCATTTGGTCGATAAAGGCACCTGTACCACCTGCACAGGTCCCATTCATCCGCTGCTCAAGCGCCTCGCCAAAGAAAGTCATCTTGGCATCCTCACCACCCAGCTCAATGACAACATCTGTCTGCGGGATAAACTTTTCAACGGTCGTAGTCGCTGCAATCACCTCTTGGACAGAAGGAATATGCGCTACGTCTGACAGCCCCATCCCACCAGAACCTGTGATAGCAATACTCACCTCATGCTCACCAATCTCATCAATCGCCTCTTGCATAACCTTGATGGTTGCTGCTTTGACATCTGAAAAATGACGCTCATAGCGAGCAAACAATAATTGATAATCATCATCAAAGACAACGACCTTAACCGTCGTTGAGCCTACATCAATACCTGCTCTATACATAACTTCTCCTCTTCTAGAAAGCAGCTACTTTCTCTTGTGCCTTAGAAGACTAAGGCTATCCTATTTTTTCATACGAACAACAATCTGTTGCTTATTAAACAACTCGTTTATTATAATAGTATTATAAAATGATTATTTTCAAAATCAACCGTTAATTTTGACAAAAGTGTTTGTTAAGCAACAGTGACCAACAAAGTGTTGCTTATCTTGGAGGCTGTTATGAAAAGGACAGACATTCGCTATCTACGAACTGAAAAAATGATTTTTGATGCACTGACGGATTTATTGAGCGAAAAGCCCTATGACAAAATTACTGTGCAGGACATCGCCGATCGGGCTATGATTAACCGTGCGACTTTTTACGCACATTATGCCGACAAGGACGAGCTCTACCACTTCATCATCACGCACATCCTAGAAGAGCTCTCAGAGATGATTGACAAGGCGCAAGCCACCACACCCAACTCTGTCGAGGTCAAAAAGGCTGAAAAAATGCTCTACAGCTACTACAATAACCTCAAAAAGCACTCCGCCATCGCAAAAATTGTTTCAAAGAGCAGCTCACGTGAGGAGTTGCAGCATAACTTTGCTAGGCTTTTGCATGAAAAGTATGACGATTTGTTTGACAAGGTACAGGTGACAGAGGCTGGAATGCCTGTTCCGACTGACTTTATCGTCGCTTATCTGGCGAGTATCTTTGTTGGGACTCTGCTTTGGTGGATTGAGTCGGACTTTGATATGGACTCTAGAGACTTGGCAAGGCTCGTTATCAAGCTCATCAGTAACGGTCATCTCACTGTCATGGGTATCAATATCAACCGTGATTAAGAGGACAAAAAACGCTTCTGCTACTTGCAGAGGCGTTTTATCATGTTTATTTAGAAGAGCGATTTTGGCTACGGTTGAGTGCTTTTTGCAGCTGACGGTCAAGCTCTCGCTTAATCTTAGGCTCTGGTGCAAAGCGCTCCTCCCAGTCGTCTGGTTTTAGGACTTTATGTGTCACGGGGTCAAAGTGGGCTTTGCCATCAGGGAAGATTTTTCCCATATTTGCCTCATGAACGGTGTCAAAAAAGGGCTTAGGGTCAACACCCATGAGGACAAAAGAGCCATAAGTCAGATAAAGCAAATCCACTAAGGCGTCCACTTCGCCAACCAAGGGCGTCTCTGGGTGCTCTTTGGCTTGGACTTTGCTCGCTGCCTTATCCACAGCTGCATGCAAGTCTAAGACGGATTGGGTAAAGGTCTTTTTGTCACCTTGGCTGGCTGCATAGAGGAACTCTACGATTTCTTCTACCTTGAAATCTGCTCTATGCCCAGCTTCCTTAGAAGCGTAGAGCCTTGGTGTTTCATTGGTTTCACCGTCCATGAGCTCATGGAAATCTTTGACCTTGTTAAAGTTACTATCTCGACTATCAAAGCGGGCTTCATTGTCCAGATGAATGAGTCCGTAGTGTGACAGGGCTTTTGCGATACCGTCGCTGTTGTTGGTCGCTGTCGTGTAATCAGCTGACGCTTTAATCTTGTCATCCGCATTGCCCATAGCAACGCCTAAGCCAACACCAGACAGCATTTCAAGGTCATTTTCAGAGTCGCCAAATGCCATGACCTCAGACAGGTCAAATCCAAAGTAGCTACCAGCTGTCTCAATCCCCTTTATCTTAGACTGACCTTGGCAGATAAGATCAGCCGAGTATGGGCTACTCCTTGTCACTTGAAGGCTTGGAAACTTCACCTTTATCTTTTCCGTGTCCTCCTCTGTCGCCACCATGACAATCTGATAAATGGGTTCTCTCAAGAGTGTAAAGAGAGCCTTGGTGTTTTGTGGCTTCAACCGCCTAATCAAATGCTTAAAACTCCGCCCAACCGTTCCTGTCATCCGACGAGGGACAAGGCTGCTCACCCATTGCCCAAAGCGACTCGTCCCAAGCCCAATAATACCAGATCCGATAAGCCCAGACGCTGTACCTAGCGAAATGTCACGGCGCTTTTCACTGGCGTAGCGAATCACACGGTAAACCAGCGCACGAGGAAGCTGCTCTGTTGCTACGACCTTGTCTCTAGTATAGATATACTGACCGTTGTAGGTGATGGCTATATCAAGCCCTAGATTCTCCAAGTACGGCTGCACAAAGCTAGGTCCTCGCCCTGTCGCAACCCCCACTACAATCCCTTGCTCCTTTAAACTTGTAATAGCTCGCCGTGTGGATTTTTGTACATTTTTACGGTCATTGAGAAGAGTCCCGTCAATATCAAAAAATACTGCTTTAATTGCCAAAATGTTTACGCTCTTTTCTTATTCTTCAATTCAACACATACCATATCTTTATGCTATTATACCCTCTCCTTGAGCTTTTGTCACCTCTACAAACCTAAAAACCTAGGTCAGCTGACCTAGATTTTTGCTAAATGACAAGTTCTTGCTTTTCATCCGGGATATTGCTAATCTTGGTGATAGCATGGTAGAAGAGCGCATAGCCAACAGTCGCCAAAATCGCACTGGAGTTTGGAACGTCCTCAAAAGGAGAATTAAGAACAAAGTGTAAAAAGACTGGAAAGACAAGCCAGAAAATAGCTTGCGCTTTGGAGATAGCCTTGCACCTACCAAGCAGAGACACCAAACCTAGGGCAAACAATGACGCAAAGAGCCAGTGAGATACTGTCGCTGACGCCACACGATCAATCGCCGTTGCAAAACCAGACTCGTGGAATTGAAAAACAGACTGAAAGACATAGATGACGTCCTCAACAATCTCAAAGCCAACTCCTACAATGATACCAATGGTCAAACCTTGCTTGAGATTAAGGCGACGGCAGAGCAAAACAACAAAACCTTTTGAGAGCTCCTCGGTAAATGGTGCCGTTAGGGCTGCTCCCCAAGCGCTCAAAAAATCTTTAGACAGCTTCATCTCAATCAACAGTTTTGAGAGCTGCATATTGCCTAAAATCCCTAGATAAGTCGAGATGAAAGCCCCCGTTAGAGCGCTTAGGATGACCTCTTTTTTAGAGAGCTGCACTTTTTGGACGATTTTTCGGATAATCAGCACAAAAGGTACAAAGTAGATGAGAAGCAAAGAGCTGGCTAAAAGAAAGTTCTGATAGAGGTCATTGGCGCCTTTTTAAACCATAAGCGTCTGGCAGAGATAGCTAATGCCCGCTACGACTAAAAAGACCAGAACCAGCATGACCAGCTTGTCACGAAGTGTTGGGATATCTTTTTTCACGATATGCCTCCTCGTAAAATAAGTTTATGGGGATTTTTCAATCCCAAGTGTTAATAATTTTTTTATAACTTGACTATTGCAAGGTTTTCCAGAACAATAGAGTCATGGAATGGACTCAGGGTTGTTTCTACTACCTCCTTGTTGCCATGTCTTCAAAAAGGAGTCTGTTACCCAAACCTTGTTCCTACTTCCAACACACTAGCTGTTTCCACTAGACTCACTTCTGTATGTAGTAGCGTACAGGCGGCAGGTGAGTTAGTGATGAGAATTCTCTTAGGCGAGGCTGTTGGTTCAAGGTGTTTCTGGGGAACCTTACAGTAGTCAAGAAAACTTCCAAATACAAATGAAAGGAGACCTTCCAAATGAAATGTTTTGTCGGTTTAGACGTTAGTTCTACCAAACTTGATGTCTGTATCATGCTTAGTGATACGACTACTCCCTTCACAGCTTCTCTTTCCAATGATTTAACAGGCGCCTCTGAAATCAAGAAGCACATTCTTGAGCTCAATGAAACTTATTCCTTTGAGCGTATCGTTATTGGCATGGAAGCTACTAGTCTTTATAGCTTTCACCCTGCCATGTTCTTTAACGAGGATAGCCAGCTAAAAGCCCTAAACGTTGAAGTCATGGTGGAGCAACCCAATAAGATTAAGAAATATCGGGAAACGTTTGAAGAAAGTAAAAATGATACCATTGATGCCTTCTACATTGCCGATTATTTCCGTATTGAGCGCTTCTCACCTGCTTTTCTTAAAGAAGAGAAGTATCTAGCTCTCCAACACCTAACCAGAACAAGACTGCAACTCATTGAACAGTTGACAAGAACCAAACAGCACTTTATTGAAAATATCTATTATAAGTGCAATACCTTATCAACTGAAATCAAGAATGAGAACCTCACAACTTCTCTATGGTCTAGCACTATGATCTCCTTGATGACCAAAGACTATACTCTAGATGAATTAGCCACTGTTCCTCTCAAAGACCTTGCGGACTTTATCCAAAAATTGGGTAGAGGGCGATTCAAAGCTCCTGATAAATTAGCTAAAGCCATTCAAGCAGCTATTCGAGGCTCTTATCGTCTTCCTAAGCTCCAGCAAGATTCGGTTAATGTCATTCTTGGTCTTCTCGCTCGAGAAATCAGAAATCTTGAACAAATGATTAAGGATATTGATAAAGCCA encodes:
- a CDS encoding pyridoxal phosphate-dependent aminotransferase, which gives rise to MKQFDKSSKLEHVAYDIRGPVLEEANRMRANGEKILRLNTGNPAEFGLEAPDEVIRDLIRNARDSEGYSDSKGIFSARKAIMQYYQLQGVHVDIDDIYVVNGVSEGISMSMQALLDNGDEVLVPMPDYPLWTACISLAGGNAVHYICDEQAGWFPDIQDIKSKITSNTKAIVLINPNNPTGAVYPRELLEEIVDIARQNDLIIFSDEVYDRLVMDGKKHIPIASIADDVFTVTMSGLSKSHRICGFRVGWMVLAGPKRHVKGYIEGLNMLSNMRLCSNVLAQQVIQTSLGGYQSSDELLLPGGRLYEQRNFIYDAIKDIPGLSAVKPNAGLYIFPKIDTNMYSVEDDEDFVLNFLKQEKVLLTHGRGFNMATPDHFRIVYLPRVDELSVLQEKLTRFLQQYKR
- the secA gene encoding preprotein translocase subunit SecA gives rise to the protein MANLLRSIVENDKGELRKLEKTAKKVESYADAMSALSDEKLQAKTPEFKERYQNGESLDALLPEAFAVVREAAKRVLGLFPYRVQIMGGIVLHHGDIPEMRTGEGKTLTATMPVYLNALSGEGVHVITVNEYLSERDATEMGEVYSWLGLSVGINLAAKSPFEKREAYNCDITYSTNSEIGFDYLRDNMVVRQEDMVQRPLNYALVDEVDSVLIDEARTPLIVSGPVSSETNQLYIRADKFVKTLNQDDYIIDVPTKTIGLSDSGIDKAEAYFNLNNLYDIDNVALTHYIDNALRANYIMLLDIDYVVSEDQEILIVDQFTGRTMEGRRFSDGLHQAIEAKEAVPIQEESKTSASITYQNMFRMYRKLSGMTGTGKTEEEEFREIYNMRVIPIPTNRPVARIDHPDLLYPNLQAKFNAVVEDVRARHEKGQPVLVGTVAVETSDLISKKLVQAGVPHEVLNAKNHFKEAQIIMNAGQRGAVTIATNMAGRGTDIKLGEGVRELGGLCVIGTERHESRRIDNQLRGRSGRQGDPGESQFYLSLEDELMRRFGSDRIKAVLERMNMNDDDTVIKSRMLTRQVESAQKRVEGNNYDTRKQVLQYDDVMREQREIIYGDRYNVIVADHDLTPEIQAMIQRTINRAVDSHSRASNSRNEALEAIVNFARSALVPETSISVSDLRNLKDDDIKKTLYNRAMKVYNAQISKLSTPDAILEFQKVLILMVVDNKWTEHIDALDQLRNAVGLRGYAQNNPIVEYQSEGFRMFQDMIGSIEFDVTRTMMKAQIHEQERERAEAHATTTAAANIAAKAPGAANVPVEKLDFTNVKRNDPCPCGSGKKYKNCHGRKQF
- a CDS encoding universal stress protein translates to MSHHYQHIMVAIDGSYESELAFEKGVNVALRNGAELILTHVVDTRALQSVATFDTYIYEKLEQEAKDVLADYEKQARERGLDNIKQVIEFGNPKTLLARDIPDKENVDLIMVGATGLNTFERLLIGSSSEYILRHAKVDLLIVRDSEKTF